The nucleotide window CTGCGCCGAGAACACGCGCAACTGACGCGGCACGGCGCGCAGCGGTTCGCCCGCCGTCGCACCCAACGCCTGCCAGCCCGAGCGCGTGAGTTCGGCTTCCCAGACGGCATCGCCCGGCGCGGCCAGTTCCACGCGCACGGTGCCACCCAGCGGGATCGCACGGCGCACCGACACGTCGATGCCCGGCCCGCCATCGTGTGCCGGCAGCAATGCGAGTTCGTGCGGGCGCACGTAAGCAATGGCACGGCCGTCCTGCGGCAGTGCCGGCAGATCGTCCTTGGCCACCGTCACGCGGTACGCGCCGGCATCCGCAATGAAATCATGCGTCTGCAACTGCCCCGACAGGCGGTTTGCCGCGCCGAGGAATTCGTAGACGAAGGCGCTTTCCGGCGTGTCGTACACGTCTTGCGGCGCGCCGATCTGCTCGACCTTGCCGCGGTTCATCAACACGATGCGGTCGGCCACTTCCAGGGCTTCTTCCTGATCGTGCGTCACGAAAATCGTCGTGATGTGCAGCTCATCGTGCAGGCGGCGCAACCAGCTGCGCAGTTCCTTGCGCACCTTGGCGTCGAGCGCACCGAACGGCTCGTCGAGCAACAGCACCTTCGGCTCGACTGCCAGCGCACGGGCCAGCGCGATACGCTGACGCTGCCCGCCGGAGAGTTCTGCCGGGTAGTGATCGGCCAGCCAGTCGAGTTGTACGAGACCGAGCAGCTCATGCACCTTGGTGCGAATCTGCGCATCCGAGGGGCGATCGCGGCGCGACTTCACGCGCAGGCCGAACGCCACGTTCTCGAACACCGTCATATGACGGAACAGCGCGTAATGCTGGAACACGAAACCGACCTGACGCTCGCGGGTGCCCACGCTCGCCACGTCTTCGCCGTTGAGCACGACGCGCCCGGCATCGGCAAATTCAAGACCGGCCACGATGCGCAGCAGCGTGGTCTTGCCGCAACCGGACGGCCCGAGCAACGCCACCAGCTCGCCCGTGGGAAATTCG belongs to Pandoraea norimbergensis and includes:
- a CDS encoding sulfate/molybdate ABC transporter ATP-binding protein; the encoded protein is MSIQVQQVSKRFGDFAALDDVSLEFPTGELVALLGPSGCGKTTLLRIVAGLEFADAGRVVLNGEDVASVGTRERQVGFVFQHYALFRHMTVFENVAFGLRVKSRRDRPSDAQIRTKVHELLGLVQLDWLADHYPAELSGGQRQRIALARALAVEPKVLLLDEPFGALDAKVRKELRSWLRRLHDELHITTIFVTHDQEEALEVADRIVLMNRGKVEQIGAPQDVYDTPESAFVYEFLGAANRLSGQLQTHDFIADAGAYRVTVAKDDLPALPQDGRAIAYVRPHELALLPAHDGGPGIDVSVRRAIPLGGTVRVELAAPGDAVWEAELTRSGWQALGATAGEPLRAVPRQLRVFSAQA